A genomic segment from Nodularia sphaerocarpa UHCC 0038 encodes:
- a CDS encoding cysteine desulfurase-like protein has translation MFLNIDKVRPYFPALAGKWTFFDNAGGSQTLKTVVDRISEYLLTTNVQLGASYEVSQLAGERVALANQGMATLINAKSPKEVVMGSSTTMMLKILSLCLSQSFTPGDEVIVTNCDHEANIGAWVALEKQGVKVKVWQIRRDSLELHLEDLEVLMNQRTKLVALTHASNVLGTINPIKEIAGFVHDRGALVCVDGVAYAPHRLIDVQDLDVDFYVLSCYKVYGSHCALLYGKEEHLLRMRGLNHYFIEQSDIPYKFQLGNLNFELTYGMLGLCDYLSELAQLHYGDETAPELRNQMAQVFDLMSVHEENLSDRLLKYLNSHPKIRVIGKSTAHRELRVPTISFAVDGVHSSTIPPQIDSAYIGIRYGDFYAKRLIEYLGLASQGGIIRVSMVHYNTVEEVDGLIAAFERVLS, from the coding sequence ATGTTCCTGAATATTGACAAAGTTCGCCCATATTTTCCAGCGCTGGCAGGAAAGTGGACTTTTTTTGATAATGCTGGTGGGTCACAAACTCTGAAAACAGTAGTAGATAGAATTAGTGAATATCTCTTGACTACTAATGTCCAACTGGGGGCTTCTTATGAAGTTTCTCAACTAGCTGGCGAAAGGGTGGCTTTGGCTAATCAGGGAATGGCGACGTTGATTAATGCCAAATCGCCGAAGGAAGTGGTGATGGGATCATCCACTACTATGATGTTGAAAATACTTTCACTGTGTTTGAGCCAATCTTTTACACCTGGGGATGAGGTGATTGTTACTAATTGTGATCATGAAGCTAATATTGGGGCTTGGGTGGCGCTGGAAAAGCAAGGAGTTAAAGTTAAGGTTTGGCAAATTCGCCGTGATAGTTTAGAACTGCATTTGGAGGATTTAGAAGTATTAATGAATCAGCGCACTAAATTAGTGGCTTTGACTCATGCTTCTAATGTTTTGGGAACTATTAACCCGATTAAGGAAATTGCTGGATTTGTCCATGACCGTGGGGCGTTGGTTTGTGTGGATGGGGTAGCTTATGCGCCACATAGATTAATTGATGTTCAAGATTTAGATGTGGATTTTTATGTTCTGAGTTGTTATAAAGTTTATGGTTCTCACTGTGCTTTACTTTATGGGAAAGAGGAACATTTATTAAGAATGCGGGGACTGAACCATTATTTTATTGAGCAGTCTGATATTCCTTATAAGTTTCAGTTAGGAAATCTGAATTTTGAATTAACTTATGGGATGTTGGGTTTATGTGATTATTTGAGTGAATTAGCTCAATTACACTATGGTGATGAAACTGCACCGGAACTCAGAAATCAAATGGCGCAGGTGTTTGATTTGATGAGTGTACATGAAGAAAATTTGAGCGATCGCCTGCTAAAATACCTCAATAGTCATCCCAAAATCCGCGTTATTGGTAAATCAACGGCGCATCGTGAATTGCGTGTACCGACGATATCTTTTGCAGTTGACGGCGTTCATAGTTCCACTATTCCCCCCCAAATTGATTCTGCTTATATTGGGATTCGCTATGGCGATTTTTATGCTAAACGCTTGATTGAATATTTGGGTTTAGCTTCCCAAGGTGGAATCATTCGCGTCAGTATGGTACATTACAACACCGTAGAGGAAGTTGACGGCTTAATTGCGGCTTTTGAACGGGTTTTAAGTTAA
- a CDS encoding chemotaxis protein CheB: MTPTAENAQDDPPRFANANFDIVAIASSAGGLTALIKLLSTLPKDFTAAIALVQHLSPQHPSLMSEILARHTALKVKEAEEGDSLSPGTVYIARPDYHLLVNSNGTLSLSQSKPVHFVRPSADLLFASVAKSYKERAIAIVLTGTGRDGATGVEAIHKMGGIVIAQDKESSEFYGMPNATINTGNVDFILPLDKISASLVALVMG, translated from the coding sequence ATGACACCAACGGCAGAAAATGCTCAAGATGATCCACCTCGGTTTGCTAATGCTAACTTCGATATTGTGGCGATCGCATCTTCGGCTGGGGGGTTGACTGCCCTAATTAAATTACTATCAACGTTACCAAAAGATTTTACCGCCGCGATCGCACTGGTGCAACATCTGTCTCCCCAGCATCCCTCACTCATGTCAGAGATTTTAGCACGGCACACTGCCCTGAAAGTCAAGGAGGCAGAAGAGGGAGACTCTCTTAGCCCTGGAACAGTGTATATTGCACGACCTGATTATCACTTACTGGTGAACAGCAATGGCACACTGTCTTTATCTCAGTCAAAACCAGTACATTTTGTCCGCCCTTCGGCTGATTTGTTATTTGCATCGGTTGCAAAAAGTTACAAAGAGCGAGCGATCGCTATTGTATTGACTGGAACGGGTAGAGACGGCGCAACGGGGGTAGAGGCTATCCATAAAATGGGCGGTATTGTCATTGCCCAAGATAAAGAAAGTAGCGAATTTTATGGGATGCCTAATGCGACAATTAATACTGGTAATGTAGATTTTATTTTACCTTTAGATAAAATATCAGCCAGTTTGGTAGCTTTAGTTATGGGTTAA
- a CDS encoding CheR family methyltransferase → MTSAENNPEFEKLLIYLRQSRGFDFTGYKRSTLMRRVCKRMQSLSIESFEDYLDYLEVYQDEFNQLFNTILINVTGFFRDISAWEYLAEQVLPNILARKNPSEQIRIWSAGCASGEEAYTLAILMAELLGAEEFRQRVKIYATDVDEEALNQARQAVYSAKDVQVIPPELPEKYFEVIGNNYVFRQDLRRSVIFGRHDLLQDAPISRLDLLVCRNTLMYFNSETQGRIMARFHFALNDTGYLFLGKAEMLLIHSNLFTPVDLKNRIFSKVSGANLRERLLIMANTVEEESNHRLSRHTRLREMAFDSASIAQVVVDISGILVLMNSQARTVFGLSPKDLARPFQDLELSYRPVELRSLIERAYAERRTITLTNVERYVSNAEMQYLDVRIIPLVDVDNSLLGVSIAFHDVTRFIQLQEALQRSRQELETTNEELQSTNEELETTNEELQSTNEELETTNEELQSTNEELETMNEELQSTNEELQTINNELSERTTELNRTNLFLVGILKSLQTGIVVIDKSFNILVWNYMVEDLWGLRTEEVLGKSLFSLDVGLPLEQLRSPIRDSLSAKEQFQEMILDATNRRGRQIKCYLAITPLFGTAMEGAVLMMTDVERVKSMISSKEILQRRQQQQ, encoded by the coding sequence ATGACTTCCGCAGAAAACAACCCTGAGTTTGAAAAACTACTTATTTATCTCAGACAAAGCCGGGGCTTTGATTTTACAGGATATAAGCGTTCAACATTGATGCGTCGGGTATGCAAACGAATGCAATCTTTGAGCATTGAAAGCTTTGAAGATTACTTAGATTATTTAGAAGTTTACCAAGACGAATTTAATCAACTGTTTAACACGATTCTGATCAACGTTACTGGCTTTTTTCGAGATATTTCAGCCTGGGAATACTTAGCAGAGCAAGTCTTACCCAATATTCTGGCGCGGAAAAATCCCTCTGAGCAAATCCGCATTTGGAGTGCTGGTTGTGCCTCTGGTGAGGAAGCTTACACTTTGGCTATACTGATGGCGGAACTTTTGGGAGCAGAAGAATTTCGCCAACGGGTAAAAATTTATGCTACAGATGTAGATGAAGAAGCCCTGAATCAAGCCCGTCAAGCGGTGTATTCAGCTAAGGATGTGCAGGTAATACCACCGGAATTGCCAGAGAAATATTTTGAGGTTATAGGAAATAACTATGTCTTTCGCCAAGATTTACGCCGTTCGGTGATTTTTGGTCGTCATGATTTGCTGCAAGATGCGCCAATTTCTCGTTTAGACTTGTTGGTATGTCGCAATACACTGATGTATTTTAATTCTGAGACTCAAGGGCGAATTATGGCTCGGTTTCATTTTGCTCTCAATGATACCGGGTATCTTTTTTTGGGAAAAGCAGAGATGCTGTTAATACATTCCAATTTATTCACCCCTGTAGACTTAAAAAATCGCATATTTAGCAAAGTATCAGGAGCGAATTTACGCGAGCGACTGCTAATTATGGCAAATACAGTCGAAGAAGAATCTAACCATCGATTATCTCGGCATACGCGGCTGCGAGAGATGGCTTTTGATTCAGCATCCATCGCCCAAGTCGTAGTGGATATAAGTGGTATATTAGTGCTAATGAATTCCCAGGCTCGGACTGTGTTTGGTCTTTCACCCAAGGATTTAGCTCGTCCTTTTCAGGATTTAGAACTTTCCTATCGACCGGTGGAATTGCGATCGCTCATTGAACGCGCTTATGCGGAACGTCGTACTATCACCTTGACCAATGTCGAGCGCTATGTATCCAACGCAGAAATGCAATATTTGGATGTGCGAATTATACCTTTGGTAGATGTTGACAATTCTCTGTTGGGTGTTAGCATTGCTTTTCATGATGTCACCCGTTTTATTCAACTGCAAGAAGCGTTACAACGCTCTCGACAAGAATTAGAGACGACTAACGAAGAACTCCAGTCTACTAATGAAGAATTGGAGACGACTAATGAAGAACTTCAGTCTACTAATGAAGAATTGGAGACGACTAATGAAGAACTTCAGTCTACTAATGAAGAATTGGAGACAATGAATGAAGAACTGCAATCTACCAATGAAGAATTACAAACAATTAATAACGAACTAAGTGAACGTACCACAGAACTCAACCGCACTAATCTTTTTTTGGTGGGTATTCTCAAAAGTCTCCAAACGGGAATAGTGGTGATTGATAAAAGCTTTAATATCTTAGTTTGGAATTACATGGTTGAGGATTTGTGGGGTTTAAGAACAGAGGAAGTATTAGGAAAATCTTTATTTAGTTTAGATGTGGGGCTACCTCTTGAGCAACTGCGATCGCCTATCCGCGATTCCCTTTCTGCAAAAGAGCAGTTCCAAGAAATGATTTTAGATGCTACCAATCGTCGGGGGAGACAAATAAAATGTTATCTGGCGATTACTCCATTGTTTGGTACAGCAATGGAAGGAGCAGTATTGATGATGACAGATGTAGAGCGAGTCAAAAGTATGATTTCTAGCAAAGAAATTTTACAAAGACGACAGCAACAGCAATAG
- a CDS encoding PAS domain S-box protein produces the protein MIRENLEQAIAAAHHRLENLAARASHIEEPNASMELLQEAITETAISLEELHVLAEELTEQNEELVATRHLVEAERQSYQDLFNFAPDGYLVTDVNGVIQEANYAAAKLLQVRQSYLIGKPLSVFIHQTELPKFRSLMGKLQEQQEQKSTEELRIFHNDGKIDFPAEMTVALTEGNCEGKKAGLRWLFRDISDRLQAQQKIREQAALLDITTDAILVRDLQNQILYWNQGAEKIYGWRAEEAIGKNTWELLSPEASPQLAVALKTVLEHGSWFGELRKVTRNGKSIIINSRWTLIYDAVGAPKSIMTVDSDITEKKQLEIQLQRAQRLESLGTLTGAIAHDLNNILSPMITVAQLLPLKHPELSESSVEMLKLLETNSKRGNDLVKQIESFTRNFQGMSSSDSSTPPIVDQIKLPTGNGELILVVDEEAAITQITKTTLEIHNYRVLIAHNVIEALTLYTQHQQDIKLVLMDLMMSSMTGGSAIRTLQIMNPQVQIIAMSGLAAAEALTQATMTGIPGFLAKPFTADELLNSIHDVLVSKTASSY, from the coding sequence ATGATTAGGGAAAATTTAGAACAAGCCATCGCTGCGGCGCATCACCGACTGGAAAATTTAGCCGCCCGTGCTAGTCACATAGAAGAGCCGAATGCTTCTATGGAACTATTGCAAGAAGCGATCACCGAAACAGCGATTTCTTTAGAAGAACTACACGTATTAGCGGAAGAGCTAACAGAACAAAACGAGGAATTAGTGGCTACCCGCCATCTGGTAGAAGCAGAACGCCAGTCTTACCAAGATTTATTCAATTTTGCCCCCGATGGATATTTAGTGACTGATGTTAATGGGGTAATTCAAGAAGCTAACTATGCTGCGGCTAAGTTACTACAAGTCCGCCAGTCTTACTTAATTGGGAAACCCCTTTCTGTATTTATACATCAAACAGAACTGCCAAAATTTCGCTCGTTAATGGGGAAATTACAAGAGCAGCAAGAGCAGAAAAGCACAGAAGAGTTACGGATATTTCACAATGATGGTAAAATAGATTTTCCGGCAGAAATGACGGTTGCCCTCACTGAAGGTAATTGTGAGGGGAAAAAAGCGGGCTTGAGATGGCTATTTAGGGATATTAGCGATCGCCTCCAAGCACAGCAAAAAATCCGCGAACAGGCGGCACTGTTAGATATTACCACAGATGCAATTCTGGTCAGAGATTTGCAAAACCAAATTTTATATTGGAACCAAGGCGCAGAAAAAATTTATGGCTGGCGAGCCGAGGAAGCTATAGGAAAAAATACCTGGGAATTGTTGTCGCCAGAAGCTTCACCTCAACTCGCAGTAGCACTAAAAACTGTTTTAGAGCATGGTTCATGGTTCGGGGAATTACGAAAAGTCACCAGAAATGGTAAGTCGATCATTATTAACAGCCGTTGGACACTCATCTATGATGCAGTAGGTGCGCCCAAATCGATCATGACGGTGGACAGTGATATCACCGAGAAAAAACAGTTAGAAATACAGCTTCAGCGCGCCCAGCGATTAGAAAGCCTTGGTACTCTTACCGGTGCGATCGCTCATGACCTGAATAATATCCTTTCGCCTATGATCACAGTAGCTCAACTTTTGCCCCTCAAACATCCCGAATTGAGTGAAAGTTCCGTAGAGATGCTCAAGTTATTGGAAACTAATAGCAAACGGGGAAATGATTTAGTCAAACAAATAGAGTCATTTACCCGCAACTTTCAAGGAATGTCCAGTAGTGACAGCAGCACTCCCCCCATAGTAGATCAGATCAAACTGCCCACAGGAAACGGAGAATTAATTTTAGTTGTCGATGAAGAAGCAGCAATTACGCAAATCACGAAAACCACATTAGAGATTCACAACTACAGAGTATTAATTGCCCATAATGTCATTGAAGCCCTTACCCTGTATACCCAGCACCAGCAGGACATTAAACTAGTGTTGATGGATCTGATGATGTCATCAATGACTGGGGGAAGTGCTATTCGCACCTTGCAAATCATGAACCCGCAGGTACAAATTATTGCTATGAGTGGATTAGCTGCTGCTGAGGCTTTAACACAAGCTACCATGACAGGGATTCCCGGATTTTTAGCAAAACCTTTTACTGCGGATGAATTATTAAATTCCATACATGATGTACTTGTGTCGAAGACGGCTTCGAGTTATTGA
- a CDS encoding CapA family protein: MANQRVVQLLSFGFISGCFSLGIGIGVFIRFGQLQVSDATDSFTPPALSPLAEPEPEPEPTFLDTIIIKAVGDIIPGTNFPDHRLPKSQDKLLPKSVREYLQGSDILLGNLESTFTNHPYTAKDISRGQVFAFRSPPSYGKLFAEVGFNVFHIANNHAMDFGQVGFQDTVKNLKNVGIATLGHKNQILYLEANNMAIAMIGFAPYNMYNSIHNLSAAQALVTEAKKNAKIVIVSMHAGAEGTAALHVKNQTEFFYGENRGNSIKFARTVIDAGADLVLGHGPHVPRAMEMYQGKLIAYSLGNFIGYRTLSTKAETAYSMILEVKLNSQGDLVAGQIIPVHLNRQGIPEIDQRFRTVGLLRNLNKNDHLVGPITINAQGEIVLGDNNPDTQ; encoded by the coding sequence ATGGCAAATCAAAGAGTAGTGCAATTACTGTCATTTGGTTTTATTAGTGGCTGTTTTTCTCTAGGTATTGGTATTGGAGTATTCATTCGCTTTGGACAATTACAAGTATCAGACGCGACAGACTCATTCACTCCACCTGCGTTATCTCCCTTAGCTGAACCAGAACCAGAACCAGAACCAACTTTTTTAGATACCATTATTATCAAAGCGGTTGGGGATATTATTCCTGGAACTAACTTTCCTGATCATAGATTGCCTAAGTCTCAAGATAAATTGTTACCAAAGTCTGTGCGTGAATACTTGCAAGGATCTGATATTTTGCTGGGTAACTTAGAAAGCACCTTCACCAACCATCCCTACACTGCTAAAGATATCAGTCGCGGACAAGTTTTTGCTTTTCGTTCTCCACCCAGCTATGGGAAGTTATTTGCTGAAGTGGGGTTTAATGTCTTCCATATAGCAAATAACCATGCAATGGACTTTGGACAAGTGGGTTTTCAGGATACAGTCAAAAACCTGAAAAATGTTGGTATTGCGACATTAGGTCATAAAAATCAAATTCTTTATTTAGAAGCAAATAATATGGCGATCGCCATGATTGGATTTGCTCCCTATAATATGTATAACTCTATTCATAATCTGAGCGCAGCCCAAGCACTTGTAACTGAAGCTAAAAAAAATGCTAAAATTGTCATTGTCTCCATGCACGCTGGAGCCGAAGGAACCGCAGCACTGCACGTGAAAAATCAAACCGAGTTTTTCTATGGAGAAAACCGAGGTAATTCTATCAAGTTTGCGCGCACAGTCATAGATGCGGGAGCAGATTTAGTCCTAGGACATGGCCCTCACGTTCCCAGAGCAATGGAAATGTATCAGGGTAAATTGATAGCTTATTCTTTGGGTAACTTTATCGGATATCGGACTTTATCCACAAAAGCTGAGACTGCATACTCAATGATACTAGAAGTGAAACTAAATTCCCAAGGTGATTTAGTTGCAGGTCAAATTATCCCCGTACATTTAAATCGACAGGGAATACCTGAAATTGACCAACGTTTTCGGACTGTGGGACTGTTGCGGAATTTAAATAAAAATGATCATCTGGTGGGACCGATAACAATTAACGCTCAAGGGGAAATTGTCTTGGGTGATAATAATCCAGATACCCAATAG
- the leuD gene encoding 3-isopropylmalate dehydratase small subunit has product MVSEVKKISGRGIILIGDDIDTDRIIPARYLKAITFDGLGEGVFIDDRTALKGEHPFDQTQYQGANVLIVNRNFGCGSSREHAPQAIAKWGIQALIGESFAEIFFGNCVAMGIPCLTADAVTVKKLQELVATNAQAAMTVNLETLEVQIGDYTAKVTMNEGTRSTFIAGTWDACGQLVANAEEVRATAAKLPYVGWGKLAAS; this is encoded by the coding sequence ATGGTCAGTGAAGTTAAAAAAATCTCAGGGCGCGGTATAATCCTTATTGGGGATGATATAGATACAGATAGGATAATTCCCGCCCGTTATTTGAAAGCCATCACCTTTGATGGATTAGGCGAAGGCGTATTTATCGATGACCGCACAGCATTAAAAGGTGAACATCCTTTTGATCAAACCCAATATCAAGGGGCGAATGTTTTAATCGTTAACCGTAATTTTGGCTGTGGTTCATCACGAGAACACGCTCCCCAGGCGATCGCTAAATGGGGAATACAGGCTTTAATCGGTGAAAGTTTCGCGGAAATCTTTTTTGGTAACTGTGTAGCAATGGGTATCCCTTGCTTGACAGCAGATGCAGTTACAGTCAAAAAACTGCAAGAACTGGTAGCTACCAATGCCCAAGCTGCTATGACAGTGAATCTGGAAACTTTAGAAGTGCAAATTGGTGATTATACAGCAAAAGTTACCATGAATGAAGGCACTCGCAGCACTTTTATTGCGGGTACGTGGGATGCTTGCGGTCAGTTAGTGGCTAATGCTGAGGAAGTTCGGGCTACTGCTGCTAAACTGCCTTATGTGGGCTGGGGTAAATTAGCCGCGAGTTAA
- the leuC gene encoding 3-isopropylmalate dehydratase large subunit, with product MSKGTLFDKVWNLHTVGTLPSGLTQLFIGLHLIHEVTSPQAFAMLRERGLKMLFPERTIATVDHIVPTENQARPFIDSLAEDMIQALEQNCQENNITFYNIGSGNQGIVHVIAPELGLTQPGMTIACGDSHTSSHGAFGAIAFGIGTSQVRDVLASQTLALSKLKVRKIEVNGTLNPGVYAKDVILHIIRTLGVKGGVGYAYEYAGTTFDQMNMEERMTVCNMAIEGGARCGYVNPDQVTYDYLKGRDFAPKGAEWDKAVAWWESIKSDADAEYDDVVVFDAADISPTVTWGITPGQGIGVNQFIPKPEELLEEDRFIAEEAYQYMDLFPGQPIKGTKIDVCFIGSCTNGRISDLREAAKIAKGRQVAEGVKAFVVPGSERVKQEAEAEGLDKIFEAAGFEWREPGCSMCLAMNPDKLQGRQISASSSNRNFKGRQGSSSGRTLLMSPAMVATAAIQGEVSDVRELL from the coding sequence ATGAGCAAAGGCACCCTGTTTGATAAAGTTTGGAACTTACACACCGTTGGAACACTTCCTTCAGGGCTGACGCAACTATTTATCGGGCTTCACCTGATTCACGAAGTCACCAGTCCCCAAGCCTTTGCCATGTTGCGGGAAAGGGGTCTGAAGATGCTGTTTCCAGAACGAACTATAGCCACAGTCGATCACATCGTCCCGACTGAAAATCAAGCTCGACCATTTATTGACAGCTTGGCAGAAGATATGATCCAGGCTTTAGAACAAAACTGTCAAGAAAATAATATCACTTTTTATAACATCGGTTCTGGTAATCAAGGGATAGTCCACGTCATCGCCCCAGAACTAGGACTGACTCAGCCAGGTATGACCATCGCTTGTGGTGATAGTCACACATCTAGTCATGGCGCATTCGGTGCGATCGCATTTGGGATTGGTACGAGCCAAGTCCGCGACGTTCTCGCCTCTCAAACCCTGGCTTTATCGAAACTCAAAGTCCGGAAAATAGAAGTTAACGGCACTTTAAACCCTGGTGTTTACGCCAAAGACGTGATTCTGCACATCATTCGGACATTAGGTGTAAAAGGTGGCGTAGGTTATGCGTATGAATATGCAGGAACCACCTTTGACCAAATGAACATGGAAGAACGGATGACCGTTTGCAACATGGCCATTGAAGGCGGTGCGAGATGCGGTTATGTCAACCCTGATCAAGTCACTTATGATTACTTAAAAGGTAGAGATTTCGCCCCTAAAGGTGCAGAATGGGACAAAGCTGTGGCTTGGTGGGAATCCATCAAGAGTGATGCTGATGCCGAATACGATGATGTTGTAGTGTTCGACGCGGCGGATATTTCCCCCACAGTCACTTGGGGAATTACACCCGGTCAAGGTATCGGCGTAAATCAATTTATACCCAAGCCCGAAGAATTGCTAGAAGAAGACCGATTTATTGCGGAAGAAGCTTATCAATACATGGATTTGTTTCCCGGTCAACCGATAAAAGGCACTAAAATTGATGTCTGTTTTATTGGAAGTTGCACCAACGGCAGAATCAGCGACTTGCGAGAAGCGGCAAAAATTGCCAAAGGTCGTCAGGTAGCTGAGGGTGTCAAAGCTTTTGTTGTCCCCGGTTCGGAACGTGTGAAGCAAGAAGCCGAAGCCGAAGGACTGGATAAAATCTTTGAAGCAGCCGGCTTTGAGTGGCGTGAACCCGGATGTTCTATGTGTTTAGCTATGAACCCCGACAAACTCCAAGGTAGACAAATCAGCGCTTCTTCTTCTAACCGCAACTTTAAAGGTAGACAAGGTTCATCCTCTGGTCGCACATTATTAATGAGTCCGGCGATGGTGGCGACTGCGGCTATCCAAGGGGAAGTTTCAGATGTGCGCGAGTTGCTATAA
- a CDS encoding AbiJ-NTD4 domain-containing protein produces MDTFSQRHGFNPKREIMQIDSMNDDLRNSLWNVLALSFWDKLKVYNQSFGSINYSKKESSPYTYVERDDVKDLIKVLWFSHFKQLFDNLSGDWYQDYDFIKNIFFQYKWYEVYDFLELIANTYKNESTLKSFIELCNYVFEKELSGYRFIGSTITPITSETEIKAIEEALAGEDKLASISQHINTALNYLSRKENPDYRNSIKESISAVESICCLIVNDKKTTLGKALNIIEKEQKLDLHPAFKEALTKLYGYTSDAEGIRHGLLNECNLDFEDAKFMLVSCSAFTNYLKGKAIQTGIDFKIQEQV; encoded by the coding sequence ATGGATACGTTTTCTCAAAGGCATGGCTTTAATCCTAAGAGAGAAATTATGCAGATTGATTCAATGAATGATGATCTGCGTAACAGCTTATGGAATGTCTTAGCTTTATCATTTTGGGACAAACTAAAAGTATATAATCAAAGTTTCGGTAGTATAAACTATAGTAAAAAAGAATCCTCTCCCTATACTTATGTTGAAAGAGATGATGTAAAAGATTTAATTAAGGTTTTGTGGTTTTCTCATTTTAAGCAATTATTTGATAATTTATCAGGAGATTGGTATCAAGATTATGATTTTATAAAAAACATATTTTTTCAATACAAATGGTACGAGGTATATGATTTTCTAGAGCTTATTGCGAATACTTACAAGAACGAGTCTACATTAAAATCATTTATTGAATTATGTAATTATGTTTTTGAAAAAGAATTATCCGGTTATCGTTTTATTGGCTCGACAATTACACCGATTACTTCAGAAACAGAAATTAAGGCAATAGAAGAAGCTTTAGCAGGCGAAGATAAGTTAGCCTCTATATCGCAACACATTAACACTGCACTAAATTATTTATCGAGAAAAGAAAACCCTGATTATAGAAATTCCATAAAAGAATCTATTAGTGCGGTAGAATCAATTTGTTGTTTAATTGTTAATGATAAGAAGACGACATTAGGAAAAGCCTTAAATATCATAGAAAAAGAACAGAAACTGGATTTACATCCTGCTTTTAAGGAAGCACTTACTAAATTGTATGGTTATACAAGTGACGCTGAAGGGATACGTCATGGTTTACTAAATGAATGTAACCTTGACTTTGAAGATGCCAAGTTTATGCTTGTGTCTTGCTCTGCTTTCACTAACTATCTTAAAGGAAAAGCTATACAAACAGGAATTGACTTTAAGATTCAGGAGCAAGTATAA
- a CDS encoding metal-binding protein yields MPSGGTHDRITLYTLPFITGVTLWQTRSSNLTLLVASGFMFSGLMFGPDLDIYSRQFQRWGFLRCIWLPYQKKLRHRSVWSHGPIIGTTLRVFYLGCFLGLVALVILVVGEKLGLLALTWQDLGVALGRSLMVYTTEYLALFLGLELGAMSHSLSDWGVSAYKRVQKQGRKRKGRVKRRGTLR; encoded by the coding sequence ATGCCCTCTGGTGGAACCCACGATCGCATCACTTTATATACTCTCCCATTCATCACTGGTGTGACTTTATGGCAAACTCGCAGCAGCAATTTAACTTTGTTGGTTGCTAGTGGGTTTATGTTTAGCGGTTTGATGTTCGGCCCGGATTTGGATATTTACTCGCGTCAGTTCCAACGCTGGGGCTTTTTGCGCTGTATTTGGCTACCTTATCAAAAAAAGCTCCGCCATCGTTCGGTTTGGTCTCATGGTCCGATTATTGGGACGACGTTACGGGTGTTTTATCTGGGCTGTTTTTTGGGGTTGGTGGCGCTGGTGATTTTGGTGGTGGGGGAGAAGCTGGGGCTTTTGGCTTTGACTTGGCAGGATTTGGGTGTGGCTTTGGGGCGATCGCTTATGGTTTATACTACGGAATATTTGGCTCTGTTTTTGGGGTTGGAGTTGGGGGCTATGAGTCATTCTCTCAGTGATTGGGGGGTTTCGGCTTATAAGCGGGTGCAAAAGCAGGGGAGGAAGAGGAAGGGAAGAGTTAAACGCAGAGGTACGCTAAGGTAA